Within Syngnathus scovelli strain Florida chromosome 22, RoL_Ssco_1.2, whole genome shotgun sequence, the genomic segment aattggttccaaaaaacacccgcgataagtgaaatccgcgaagtagtgggcaggctaacgagttagcggaaagatgctaattcgcgattgtgctaacacgcgaaaacagacttctaaaggattgtaaacgaacatttgaagcaatactacattgtcctaaatgttggacacatgtttcctcaatttattagttttattttgacttttaaatgttgtttttaatttggaaaaaaaatccgccatgcagtgaagccgcgataaacgaaacgcgaagtagcgagggatcactgtactcaCCAATGATTGACAGATTTCATTTAACAGCGGCGACAAAATTCAAGTACATCGAATGTAAACAGTGaatataaaaaatagaaaagttaaaagacattttttttttttgttgctgtacATTGTTTTGTTGCTGTTCACCCACACCCATTGAGTTCTTCaagttgctgctgctgcgctTTTTCTAGCTCATCCAGCCTCTCACGGAGTTGGAccatctcctcctcttccttaaCACACACAGAAGAGAAGATCTTGCCGTGTCCTGCAACATATCAACATGTCAACCTACCGGAATGTTTGATCCCACGTCCGTGATGCCGAATGGGTTCTGCGTAGAGGTGAGGACGGCGGGACCGAAACTGAAGGCGCCCTGGTCGGCCAGCAGGAGGCGACGGAACTCGTTGTGTTTTCGTTGGAGCTCTCGCATCCTTCTGCGGAGCTGAGCGTGCTCCTCGGAGTGAAGTGGACGTCTGGAAACAAAGGTTAGTGATGCACAAtggcaaaaattttttttttttgttaatttgaGGCTGACTTGTTGGCTGCTGCAGCTTCTAATTTCAGTTCCTCTATTTGAGCCTTCAACAGTTGGATCTTATTCTGCAAGCTCTTCTCTTTGCTCTCCGTCTGGGTTCTTCTCTGCATCACAAAAGGtaagtggattaaaaaaaaagtctcgacACCCCTGTTGAAATATCAGGGTTCGTTTTTTCAGCCTTAATTAGGAGTACCTTCTTTTGAGCCACTGCGGCCCTCTTCATTTTATCTTTGAGCTGCGAGTATTTCTCCTCCAGCTTggcctctctctcttgcagcttATGTTTCTCCTCCAGCCACTCGATTTGGTTCTCCTCCACCCGCCTGCCGCAGGAACACATTGCAGGATGgacacaatgacaaaaaaatcgAGGTCGTGTTTTACGTACCGCTCTGCCTCATGTTGGCTCCTCTCAGCTTGGGTTCGGGCAGTCCTCAGTTCCTCCCTCACCCCGTCCACTTTAGCTTTCAGGCGCAGATTTGCTTCCATCAACTCGGCTTCAGAGCGCGACAAAGTGCTCAGCTCTGCACACAGCTCCTCATTTTTCTGTTATGAGAAAAATCATCAGCTGATTGAATGATGTAAGAAAATTTTGGGGTTGTCCTACCTGCTTCAAATTTGACGCCGCGACCGTCTGTCTCTCCAGTTCCTCAAGCTGGATGCTTTGCTGCTTTAATCTAGTCCTGAAAgacccaaaaaaatatttgcataaGAAAATTGACTTAAAATTGTCAGGATAAAGTCTGACCTCAGGGTCTGCAGTTCTTTGCGAACAGATTCTTCTCCTCTTTGGGCCATTCGGAGCTGCTCCTCCCACTCTTCTTTCTGGGCTTGCTCTTTGGTGTCCTGCAGCGCCCTCTGCTGTTCCAACTCAGCCAGCCGGTGCTCCAACTCCATCCTGAGGGCAATCCAAgcaacaccatttttttttcttgaatcgctaTTATTTTCTTGTCTTACCTTTCCTCCTGTAAGACAGCTGATTTGTAGATTTCCTCGTCACGAGCCGACTGCACCTTCCTGGCCACCTCCCTCTCTTTTTCCACAATAATTTCCTTGTGTCTCTCCACGGTGTGCTTAAGAACTTCCACGTCTGTCTGcaagcctggaaaaaaaaaagacttttgtaAAACCTTTTTAAGATGGTTAAATGGATCAGAAAAAAATCGCTAACCTTCCAGTTGACCTTTCAGggcatctctctctctttccagtTCGCATTTTGAGCGGGCACATTCCAGTTTGACGTTGGCCATCTCCATTTTGTGGGAATGCGTCAGGCTTTCGATCTGTCAGGAGCGCCACAAAGGTGATGCTACTTTTAGCATATTCACATAAAATATCAAAAAATGGATTACCTGTCCGCTAAGAGCGTTAACTTGCTTCTCAGCTTTGTGCAGTTGTCCAGTGAGCTGACTGTTCTGCTCGTGGCTCAGCCGGAGTTCGCTCTCCATCCGCTCCAGTCGCGAGCGTAAAGATTGACGCTCCGCCTGGAACGTTCAAACAACTTTCAGTTATGTCTCACCACGCAGTGATGGAAAGCTGGATGTTGGACCTCCAGAGATTTCAGAGCAGCCTGAGACTCCGCCAGTTGCCGGTTCTGAACCCGCTGAACGTTCTCCGCCTGCTGCTCCGAGTGGTCCTTCTGAGCTTGCAGCTCGGCCACCTCTGCTTGCAGAGCCTTCAAGCGCAAGGTGAGCTGGGTTTTCTCCCTCAGCAGAACCTCCACTTGTCTCCTGTCGTGATGAGAGTCGGCATTCTGGTACTGGGCTATTAGGTTCTCCTTGTCTTTGTCCAAGTGGGCAATCTAGCCAGAGAGAAAGACTTATTGTCtggagccatttttttttcttctcagtttTCAATCAAGCTCACCTCGGCCTCATAGCGCAGCTTTTGCTCCTCCACGACACGAGCGTGTTCTTCCTTTTGGTGTTTAAACTGTGCATTGAGCACAGTGTAGTCATAACGCAGCTTGTTGAACTCTGACCTATACTTCTCTGCCTCCTACACACAAATCAGTATTATACAGTGGGCTTGATTATTCAAATTGAACACAGACCTCTTCCAATCTGGCGAAACGTTCTCTGACTGGTCCCTCCATCTCCTGTTGAACCTGAGCTCTGAGCAACTCCAGACGCTGAGGAGTCATCACCTGGTACATTTCACACAAAGTAGCGATTATACATTTACAGgggggaaaaatatttttatattttatgtcaAAATGAGTGTACCTGCAGTCTGAGCTCCTCCGTCTCCCTGTTTTTTTCCAGAATTTCTCTTGTGCGCTCAGCTAACTGCAACTGGAGCCTCTCGAGTTTACCCTGCAGATGCCGTACCTCCTCTTGTACCTGGATGAACTCCTCCTGCAGGCTGAGGaaactttttttcttaaatatcaGATGTTGATTGAACATATCCATTCTCGTGCTAGATCGTACCTGGTGTGTTCGGTTTTAAGTGTCTCATAGTTGCCTCGATGGAGTTCACACTTGGTCCTCTCGTCCATGAGCATCTTCTGAAGCTCCATCTCGGCCCCGGCAGACAATCCCGGCATGATTGCAAACGTCTCCGCGCCAGGCCCCGGCGGAAAAGACTGCTGGAGGGCCGAGGAGCTCATGTCACCTCTAATAGACATCAAAAACGGACAAAGGTAAGGCGATCGTCTGACTCCACAAGCTACCTTCTCAATTATAACAGCTCAAGCCAAACGAGGACCTGCAGTCAAGTTGGTGTGCTATTTGAAAAGTGTCTTCCTTTGTTGTCAGTCTCCATGGCAGCTATGTGAAGAGTCAGGCTATTATTTGATACAATCACAGCCTCTTAGCTGTCAAGACAAGGTTGTTAATCAACCTCAAGTGATTAGTTCGCTCCCTTGCTTGGCTGCAGCATTTGTTGTGGAGACGAGACCGGGTCTGGGGCAGCTGATAACAGCGGCAAAATCATTTAATTGCAAACATATTAAATTATTGTTACACTGTAATGTAAAATATGTTAACACAGGATTTCATGGTGCACCAACTGGCTCCAGCTCATTAATGCAAACAAGAAATTTGCACAGGAATAATCGTGCATGTGCATATAGTTTTGTTATGATGACGTAACACTGGAAAgtacaacaaaaatatttagTATTCAAATATCGCGCCTTGTCTCCCGCCATTCATGAACGATATCCAGCCGCCTTGCACGACGACAAATACCGATGATATTTGATCTGAAATTGGTTTGTTAATATTTAAAGACGACATTACAGAAGAAACTCAAATTTCTCGCAATGCAGCTACACCCAAGCTAAGATTACGAAATCAACAAATAGACTTTGCGTTTATGGATAAAGTTACGTCTATGCAAAACGATCCTCTTACTTACGGTTCTAATTCTGCGTCGAAATGAGCACATGAAcacttataattattatttttttcctcaaagtTGTCTCATACTCGGTTTGCTAGCTTTTTAGACAACTAGCGCATTTTAAAACTACAAACTAGAGGATGAtgggaaatgtattttttttaggctTATGCTTGGCGGCGAAATGAAATGCAATACCGCCCTCTTGtggatcaaagtcaaagtctcctttattgtcaattcctccgcatgtcaagacacacaaagagatcgaaattacgtttctcactatcccagggtgacaagacagagttcacaacgcacatacaagtaaacaacacaggaaaaataacacaagaagtcaacatcaatgaacaataagcgtgatagcacgctagccgctcccgatgcacagcagagtccggtaagatgacagtcaaccaggccactgtgaacacgagcacacagcaggcacgcactgtccggttcgtggatcctatcagacgaacgcaacccatcttgtcgcgaacgaacgtacgccaggagaatggaacgctgggcgagctgggttggccgcaagcctggcccgacgtctccgtgctggcccctcttctgctgcttcgcagacccactgccgacgcatcccaacaatgctccaggacagagcagtccgagctcacgacacagtccaaccgggggaggaagagcaggccagtccggcgtcgctccatgacgaagcagtccgagcgcccttaatctctccgcaccaaagtccagaacgccataaaatccacttccgccgatgttgagcagaacatgcccgccgcactagtagcacgacgtatcacacgagacgaacacacacaaaactgccggacaaacactcagtaaacactcacacaacaccgaacgggacagagagtggccgctgcgtgtgcacgcgccgccatcttgaaccataCGCGATGGTAACAATTTATAGTGTCACTTTTAAATGAATAATCTCGTTGTCAGGGATTATTTACTCACTTGAATAGGGGAAATTGAAGACCATTATAGAGAAGCCTTGTCCTCCTTTTGTTCTATACATCCAAGTTCTTCCATTTGCTGGTGCTGGAGTTTTTCCAGATCATCTACTCTCTGACGAAGTCGGGCTATTTCtctctgctcctcctcctcttgctaAACAAATTACGAATTTGACACTAAAAATGGGCAACATGGTTGGTGAGACGTACTTGCACATTGGAGAGCATCATCTCAGACCCGAGGAAGAGGGCGGGGCGGGTCGGCGAGGTGATTTGGGCCGTACCGACGCTGAAAGAACCGTTGCTACACATCAGGAGGCGTCGGAATTCGTTGTGCCGCTGCTGATAGTCCATCAACCTTCTGGGGAGGTCACAATTGCCTTCAAATCAGATGACTGTGGAAATTATCAGGCGTGTTTTTCTTCTCAGACTCACTTGTTGGCTGAAGCACCGTCCTGTTTGAGTTCATCTATTTGCTCCCTCAGCATTTGGATGGTACTATGCAAGCTCTGCTcttttttctcctccaggtctcgCCGCTGCGCAATACAACAAAACGCACTCTATAACCCGGGAGCAAATCAATTTTGACGTGGAAGGAGCACCTTCTTCTCAGCAGACGCTGCTCTCTGCAGTTTGTCTTTCAGCTGAGTGTATTTATCTTCTAGCTTAGCTTCTCGCTCCTTACTGTCCTCCACCAGCCTGGGGGAGGAGCAAGAATTGGGGTAAGAGATTTTTACCAGCATGCTGATTCAATCGCACCTTTCTGCCCCGCGacgaatgttctcctcccgcatGATGTCCACTTTTTCCCTCAGACGATCATTTGCTTCCATCAGCTCCGCTTCAGACCGTGACAGCGCCCCCAGGTGGGAGTAGAGTTCCTGGTTTTTCTATTGaagtaaaaacattttagaaactcaccactagtctaaatacgattgatattgtgtgtgtatattttgattttgcataatGTTTGTCTACTCACCTCCTTTAAGTCACTCACTTCTGCTTTGTGTctctccagctcctccagaTGACCACTTTGCTGCTTTAATTTAGCTCTGAGAAGATCAAATGTTTGACATTCAACCACGTTTAGAGTTCTTGGGGTTgaaaccaggaaaaaaaaaaggtaagtaAACCAACCTGAGGCTTTGAAGCTCTTTCCGGACAGACTCTTCTCTCTTATGGGCCATCTGAAGGTGGTCCTGCCATTCGTCTTTCTGGGTTTGCATATTCATCTCCTGCATCGTCTTCTGCTGTTCAAACTCCAACACACGTTGCTCCAACTCCagcctaaaacaaaaaaaacaaaaatcaggaaTTTTGTAATCTGTCAAACCCGCTTGGATCTTCTCACTTTTCCTCCAGCAAGGCAGTCGTCTTGTACATCTCCTCATCACAGACAGACTTcacctttctgaccatctccatTTCTTTCGCCACAAGAAGCTCATTGTGTCTCTCCAGCATTCCCTTTAAATCCACCACCTCTATTTGCAGACCTGAGGACACGTAATTCAGACATTGGCCACTAGTATCTGAAATAAATGTCCTTCCATGAGCatgaaaagctaaaaaaaagtcaatttacTTTCCTTCTGGGCTCTCAGCGAATCACACTCCCTCTCCACCTCGCCTTTGGAGCGGTTGAATTCCAGTTTGGCGTTGTCCAACTCGGTCTTGTGTGACAGCTTCAGGCTTTCAATCTGACAGTCAAACAATGCGCCCTCTGCTGGTCTAAATATGTAACTTCAcgcttcattttttattatggaCTGGCTTGATCTCACCTGGCAGGTGAGGGAATTCACTTCTCTTTTAATTTTATGCAGTTGTCCGGTGAGCTGGTTGTTCTGCTCCAGGCTGAGATGAAGTTCGCTCTCCATACGCTCCAGTCGCATCGACATGCACTGGCGCTCTGACTACAAGCGGCGTCCATTAAAACATCTAACTCACCTTCCGAGATACCGGCGGTCTCACCTCCAGCGACTTCACCATGGCCTGAGTCTCGGTAAGTTGTCTGTTCTGAGAAAGCTGGATGCATTCCACCTGCTGGTCCGAGTTGTCCTTCTTCGCTTGCAGCTCGTCCACCTCCGCCTGAAGACCTTTCAGCAACATGGTGAGCTGCGTTTTCTCCTTGAGCAGAAactccacttgcttcctttcgtACAGCGGATCTACGTTCTTGAACCGCGCCGCCAGATTCTCCTTCTCTTTCTTCAGATAAGCAATCTAACAggtaaaatatttttacaatcATCTCAAAATGAAACACTTCCTGATTCCCTCACCTCCACCTCATAACGCATCTTCTGGCCTTCCAGTACACCGACGTGTTCCTCCTTTTGGTGTTCAAATTGAGAATTGAGCATGGTGAAGGCGTAGCGGAGCTTGTTGAACTCGGAACGATACTTTTCTGTCTCCTACACATCGTAGAAGAAAATTAGGTGTCAATGTAAACttctaaaaaattattttacaaCACCTCTTCCAATTTGTTGAAACGTTGTCGGACTGGAGCTTCTAACTCCTGCTGCACTTGAGTTCTGAGCAACTCCAGACGTTTTGGAGTCATCACCTGCAATTTAGGACggattgtattttatttcagatacaatcatacatttcaaattttatttaccTGCAGCCGAAGCTCCTCCATCTCCCTTTTTTGATTGAGAAGTTCTCTTGATCGCTCAGCCAACTGTAATTGGAGCTTATCCTGCTGGCCATGGAGACGTTTGACTTCCCCCTGAATATGCAATAGCTCATCCTGCAAActaacatttaattttttttaaaatcttctcTTGAGTAGTGTTAACCAGCAGTGGTTTAAACAATACTCAAATCAAAATAGAACCTGGAATGTTCTATCTTGAGAACGTTGTAATTTGATTTGTAGGTTTCACACTTCCTCTGAAGATCAGACAGCATGTGATGAAGCTCCATCCCGGTCGCAGGAACCATCGGCAGGTTGGAAGCGTCCATTTTGATATAAACTATAAAGTAATAATGAGGGAGGCAAGCTTATGCTATGTTTTGTGTTCAAACATCAAAGTTAATATGGTGACATGGATCAGAGGTATGATGTCATAAACAGTGGTGCGTTTGAGTGCCCTCTGGTAAATGGGAATTCTCAACTTACATATGTTGAAAGTGCAATTCGTTGAAATAATTGCAAAAATATAATGGTTAACTGCTGTCAAGTGGTTTTATCGTTGCTTGCAAGTCAGTGAAtacattgataaaaaaaaaaaatcaataaaaaataacgaCGCGTTGATTCCAGAGTTGCGCAATCACTTGCCAATCTCAATTCGTAACTTTATTCCCTCATAAAACAAACATGATGCAATGaccataaataaaatgtaaacaccaaaaaaaggtttaatggaaaaaaaactcgACCGCTGAAACATAATGTGCACAACAGCAAGTCTCCAAATTTACAGGGAATCATTGTAAACAGATTTATTACAAAACATGATAcaaagtgaggaaaaaaaaaaatcactaagccGGCTGTAAAAACAACTCTTGGTACTTGGATttgattaataataaaaaaataaaatatcgctTATTAGTCtttgttacaaaaaaatatttgattgaaGCTATGAATTAGAGTCTTCTTTCTTATTTCTCGCAATGCAGCTACACCCAAGCTAAGATTACGAAATCAACAAATAGACTTTGCGTTTATGGATAAAGTTACGTCTATGCAAAACGATCCTCTTACTTACGGTTGTAATTCTGCGTCGAAATGAGCACATGAAcacttataattattatttttttcctcaaagtTGTCTCATACTCGCTTTGCTAGCTTTTTAGACAACTAACTAGCGCATTTTAAAACTACAAACTAGAGGATGAtgggaaatgtattttttttaggctTATGCTTGGCGGCGAAATGAAATGCAATACCGCCCTCTTGTGGATCATACGCGATGGTAACAATTTATAGTGTCACTTTTAAATGAATAATCTCGTTGTCAGGGATTATTTACTCACTTGAATAGGGGAAATTGAAGACCATTATAGAGAAGCCTTGTCCTCCTTTTTTTCTATACATCCAAGTTCTTCCATTTGCTGGTGCTGGAGTTTTTCCAGATCATCTACTCTCTGACGAAGTCGGgctatttttttcaaagtcaaagtctcctttattgtcaattcctccgcatgtcaagacacacaaagagatcgaaattacgtttctcactatcccagggtgacaagacagagttcacaacgcacatacaagtaaacaacacaggaaaaataacacaagaagtcaacatcaatgaacaataagcgtgatagcacgctagccgctcccgatgcacagcagagtccggtaagatgacagtcaaccaggccactgtgaacacgagcacacagcaggcacgcactgtccggttcgtggatcctatcagacgaactcaacccatcttgtcgcgaacgaacgtacgccaggagaatggaacgctgggcgagctgggttggtttctctctgctcctcctcctcttgctaAACAAATTACGAATTTGACACTAAAAATGGGAAAACTGGCATAGATAATGGGAAATATGGTTGGTGAGACGTACTTGCACATTGGAGAGCATCATCTCAGACCCGAGGGCGGGGCGGGTCGGCGAGGTGATTTGGGCCGTGCCGACGCTGAAAGAACCGTTGCTGCACATCAGAAGGCGTTGGAATTCGTTGTGCCGCTGCTGATAGTCCATCAACCTTCTGGGGAGGTCACAATTGCCTTCAAATCAGATGATTGTGGAAATTATCAGGCATGTTTTTCTTCTCAGACTCACTTGTTGGCTGAAGCACCGTCCTGTTTGAGTTCATCTATTTGCTCCCTCAGCATTCGGATGGTACTTAGCAAGCTCTGCTcttttttctcctccaggtctcgCCGCTGCGCAATACAACAAAACGCACTCTATAACCCGGGAGCAAATCAATTTTGACGTGGAAGGAGCACCTTCTTCTCAGCAGACGCTGCTCTCTGCAGTTTGTCTTTCAGCTGAGTGTATTTATCTTCTAGCTTAGCTTCTCGCTCCTTACTGTGCTCCACCAGCCTGGGGGAGGAGCAAGAATTGGGGTAAGAGATTTTTACCGGCATGCTGATTCAATCGCACCTTTCTGCCCCGCGACGGATGTTCTCCCTCATGATGTCCACTTTTTCCCTCAGACGATCATTTGCTTCCATCAGCTCCGCTTCAGACCGTGACAGCGCCCCCAGGTGGGAGTAGAGTTCCTGGTTTTTCTATTGaagtaaaaacattttagaaactcaccactagtctaaatacgattgatattgtgtgtgtatattttgattttgcataatGTTTGTCTACTCATCTCCTTTAAGTCACTCACTTCTGCTTTGTGTctctccagctcctccagaTGACCACTTTGCTGCTTTAATTTAGCTCTGAGAAGATCAAATGTTTGACATTCAGCCACGTTTAGAGTTCTTGGGGTtgaaaccaagaaaaaaaaaggtaagtaAACCAACCTGAGGCTTTGAAGCTCTTTCCGAACAGACTCTTCTCTCTTATGGGCCATCTGAAGGTGGTCCTGCCATTCGTCTTTCTGGGTTTGCATGTTCATCTCCTGCATCGTCTTCTGCTGTTCAAACTCCAACACACGTTGCTCCAACTCCagcctaaaacaaaaaaaaaacaaaaatcaggaaTTTTGTAATCCGTCAAACCCGCTTGGATCTTCTCACTTTTCCTCCAGCAAGGCAGTAGTCTTGTACATCTCCTCATCACAGACAGACTTcacctttctgaccatctccatTTCTTTCGCCACAAGAAGCTCATTGTGTCTCTCCAGCATTGCCTTTAAATCCACCACCTCTATTTGCAGACCTGAGGACACGCAATTCAAACATTGGCCACTAGTATCTGAAATAAATGTCCTTCCATGAGCATgaaaagctacaaaaaaaatcaatttactTTCCTTCTGGGCTCTCAGCGAATCACACTCCCTCTCCACCTCGCCTTTGGAGCGGTTGAATTCCAGTTTGGCGTTGTCCAACTCGATCTTGTGTGACAGCTTCAGGCGTTCAATCTGACAGTCAAACAATGCGCCCTCTGCTGGTCTAAATATGTAACTGCacgcttcattttttttattatggtgGCTTAGTCTCTCACCTGGCAGGTGAGGGAATTCACTTCTCTTTTAATTTTATGCAGTTGTCCGGTGAGCTGGTTGTTCTGCTCCAGGCTGAGATGAAGTTTGCTCTCCATACGCTCCAGTCGCATCGACATGCACTGGCGCTCTGACTACAAGCGGCGTCCATTAAAACATCTAACTCACCTTCCGGGATACTGGCGGTCTCACCTCCAGCGACTTCACCATGGCCTGAGACTCGGTAAGTTGTCTGTTCTGAGAAAGCTGGATGCATTCCACCTGCTGGTCCGAGTTGTCCTTCTTCGCTTGCAGCTCGTCCACCTCCGCCTGAAGACCTTTCAGCAACATGGTGAGCTGCGTTTTCTCCTTGAGCAGAAactccacttgcttcctttcgtACAGCGGATCTACGTTCTTGAACCGCGCCGCCAGATTCTCCTTCTCTTTCTTCAGATAAGCAATCTAACAggtaaaatatttttacaatcATCTCAAAATGAAACACTTCCTGATTCCCTCACCTCCACCTCATAACGCATCTTCTGGCCTTCCAGTACACCGACGTGTTCCTCCTTTTGGTGTTCAAATTGAGAATTGAGCATGGTGAAGGCGTAGCGGAGCTTGTTGAACTCGGAGCGATACTTTTCTCTCTCCTACACATCGTAGAAGAAAATTAGGTGTCAATGTAAACttctaaaaaattattttacaaCACCTCTTCCAATTTGTTGAAACGTTGTCGGACTGGAGCTTCTAACTCCTGCTGCACTTGAGTTCTGAGCAACTCCAGACGTTTTGGAGTCATCACCTGCAATTTAGGAcgaattgtattttatttcagatacaatcatacatttcaaattttatttaccTGCAGCCGAAGCTCCTCCATCTCCCTTTTTTGATTGAGAAGTTCTCTTGATCGCTCAGCCAACTGTAATTGGAGCTTATCCTGCTGGCCATGGAGACGTTTGACTTCCCCCTGAATATGCAATAGCTCATCCTGCAAACtaacatttaaatttttttaaaatcttctcTTGAGTAGTGTTAACCAGCAGTGGTTTAAACAATACTCAAATCAAAATAGAACCTGGAATGTTCTATCTTGAGAACGTTGTAATTTGATTTGTAGGTTTCACACTTCCCCTGAAGATCAGACAGCATGTGATGAAGCTCCATCCCGGTCGCAGGAACCATCGGCAGGTTGGAAGCGTCCATTTTGATATAAACTATAAAGTAATAATGAGGGAGGCAAGCTTATGCTATGTTTTGTGTTCAAACATCAAAGTTAATATGGTGACATGGATCAGAGGTATGATGTCATAAACAGTGGTGCGTTTGAGTGCCCTCTGGTAAATGGGAATTCTCAACTTACATATGTTGAAAGTGCAATTCGTTGAAATAATTGCAAAAATATAATGGTTAACTGCTGTCAAGTGGTTTTATCGTTGCTTGCAAGTCAGTGAAtacattgataaaaaaaaaaaaaatcaataaaaaataacgaCGCGTTGATTCCAGAGTTGCGCAATCACTTGCCAATCTCAATTCGTAACTTTATTCCCTCATAAAACAAACATGATGCAATGaccataaataaaatgtaaacaccAAAAAAggtttaatggaaaaaaaactcgACCGCTGAAACATAATGTGCACAACAGCAAGTCTCCAAATTTACAGGGAATCATTGTAAACAGATTTATTACAAAACATGATAcaaagtgaggaaaaaaaaaaatcactaagccGGCTGTAAAAACAACTCTTGGTACTTGGATttgattaataataaaaaaataaaatatcgctTATTAGTCtttgttacaaaaaaatatttgattgaaGCTATGAATTAGAGTCTTCTTTCTTATTTCTCGCAATGCAGCTACACCCAAGCTAAGATTACGAAATCAACAAATAGACTTTGCGTTTATGGATAAAGTTACGTCTATGCAAAACGATCCTCTTACTTACGGTTGTAATTCTGCGTCGAAATGAGCACATGAAcacttataattattatttttttcctcaaagtTGTCTCATACTCGCTTTGCTAGCTTTTTAGACAACTAACTAGCGCATTTTAAAACTACAAACTAGAGGATGAtgggaaatgtattttttttaggctTATGCTTGGCGGCGAAATGAAATGCAATACCGCCCTCTTGTGGATCATACGCGATGGTAACAATTTATAGTGTCACTTTTAAATGAATAATCTCGTTGTCAGGGATTATTTACTCACTTGAATAGGGGAAATTGAAGACCATTATAGAGAAGCCTTGTCCTCCTTTTTTTCTATACATCCAAGTTCTTCCATTTGCTGGTGCTGGAGTTTTTCCAGATCATCTACTCTCTGACGAAGTCGGgctatttttttcaaagtcaaagtctcctttattgtcaattcctccgcatgtcaagacacacaaagagat encodes:
- the cep83 gene encoding centrosomal protein of 83 kDa; the protein is MCSFRRRIRTLPWRLTTKEDTFQIAHQLDCRGDMSSSALQQSFPPGPGAETFAIMPGLSAGAEMELQKMLMDERTKCELHRGNYETLKTEHTSLQEEFIQVQEEVRHLQGKLERLQLQLAERTREILEKNRETEELRLQVMTPQRLELLRAQVQQEMEGPVRERFARLEEEAEKYRSEFNKLRYDYTVLNAQFKHQKEEHARVVEEQKLRYEAEIAHLDKDKENLIAQYQNADSHHDRRQVEVLLREKTQLTLRLKALQAEVAELQAQKDHSEQQAENVQRVQNRQLAESQAALKSLEAERQSLRSRLERMESELRLSHEQNSQLTGQLHKAEKQVNALSGQIESLTHSHKMEMANVKLECARSKCELERERDALKGQLEGLQTDVEVLKHTVERHKEIIVEKEREVARKVQSARDEEIYKSAVLQEERMELEHRLAELEQQRALQDTKEQAQKEEWEEQLRMAQRGEESVRKELQTLRTRLKQQSIQLEELERQTVAASNLKQKNEELCAELSTLSRSEAELMEANLRLKAKVDGVREELRTARTQAERSQHEAERRVEENQIEWLEEKHKLQEREAKLEEKYSQLKDKMKRAAVAQKKRRTQTESKEKSLQNKIQLLKAQIEELKLEAAAANKRPLHSEEHAQLRRRMRELQRKHNEFRRLLLADQGAFSFGPAVLTSTQNPFGITDVGSNIPEEEEMVQLRERLDELEKAQQQQLEELNGCG